One genomic region from Blattabacterium cuenoti encodes:
- the glmS gene encoding glutamine--fructose-6-phosphate transaminase (isomerizing), whose translation MCGIIGYLGYREAYPILINGLKKLEYRGYDSSGIAIFYDDGYSLCKTKGRVSELEKKISSYKIKISGTTGIGHTRWATHGIPDDLNAHPHVSNSNDLIMIHNGIIENYHAIKIILSKNGFNFQSETDTEVLVNLIEYIKKENKLSLEEAVRISLNEIVGAYSIAVVDKSHPETIIIAKLGSPLALGINDKEFFIASDPIPFIDYTKNAIYLKDGEMAILRKGEELDLRKIVDNHKLNPIIKKLQINLKQIEKGEYKYFMLKEIYEQPKTILDTLRGRLLISEGIICIDGIESNKDIFINAKCITIVACGTSWHASLIGEYLLEEFARIPVEVEYASEFRYRNPIIEKKDVIIVISQSGETADTLAALKLAKTKGAFVFGICNVVGSSIARNVDAGAYTHAGPEIGVASTKSFTAQITVLVLLALKIGKYRSAINDNRYQYLCQELGSIPEKVNHALKIDDSIREISKVYHNVNNFLYLGRGINFPVALEGALKLKEISYIHAEGYPAAEMKHGPIALIDENMPVIIIATRKGCYNKIVGNIQEIKARKGKIIAIVNEGDIQVNMLADYVIKVPEISEELSPLVTVIPLQLLAYQIAYIRGENVDQPRNLAKSVTVE comes from the coding sequence ATGTGTGGTATAATTGGTTATTTGGGTTATAGAGAAGCTTATCCTATTCTCATTAACGGATTAAAAAAATTGGAATACCGAGGATATGACAGTTCTGGGATTGCCATATTTTATGATGATGGATATAGTTTGTGTAAAACTAAAGGAAGAGTTAGTGAACTGGAAAAAAAAATATCTTCTTACAAGATAAAAATAAGTGGAACAACTGGAATAGGTCATACGAGATGGGCTACACATGGAATTCCAGATGATTTGAATGCTCATCCTCATGTTTCTAATTCTAATGATCTGATTATGATTCATAACGGAATCATAGAAAATTATCATGCAATTAAAATCATTTTGTCAAAAAATGGTTTTAATTTTCAAAGTGAAACAGATACAGAGGTTCTTGTTAATTTGATTGAATATATTAAGAAAGAAAACAAATTATCTTTAGAAGAAGCTGTAAGAATTTCTTTAAATGAGATAGTAGGTGCTTATTCTATTGCTGTTGTGGATAAATCTCATCCAGAAACAATTATTATTGCGAAATTAGGAAGTCCTCTTGCGTTGGGTATTAATGATAAGGAATTTTTTATTGCATCTGATCCTATTCCTTTCATAGATTACACTAAAAATGCTATTTATTTAAAAGATGGAGAAATGGCTATTCTTAGAAAAGGTGAAGAATTAGATTTGAGGAAAATTGTAGATAATCATAAACTCAATCCAATTATTAAAAAACTTCAAATAAATTTGAAACAAATAGAAAAAGGAGAATATAAGTATTTTATGCTGAAAGAAATATATGAGCAGCCAAAAACAATTTTGGATACATTGCGTGGAAGATTATTAATTTCAGAAGGTATAATTTGTATTGATGGAATTGAATCTAATAAAGATATTTTTATTAATGCTAAATGTATAACTATAGTAGCATGTGGAACTTCATGGCATGCTAGTTTAATTGGGGAATATTTATTAGAAGAATTTGCTCGTATTCCAGTAGAAGTAGAGTATGCTTCCGAATTTAGGTATAGAAATCCTATTATAGAAAAAAAAGATGTAATTATTGTGATCTCTCAATCGGGAGAAACAGCCGATACTTTAGCTGCTTTAAAATTGGCAAAAACAAAAGGAGCTTTTGTTTTTGGTATTTGTAATGTAGTAGGATCATCCATAGCGAGAAATGTAGATGCAGGAGCTTATACTCATGCAGGTCCTGAAATTGGAGTGGCATCTACAAAATCTTTTACTGCACAAATCACAGTTCTTGTTTTATTGGCTTTGAAAATAGGAAAATACAGATCGGCTATAAATGATAATCGTTATCAATATTTGTGTCAGGAACTTGGATCAATTCCAGAAAAAGTAAATCATGCTTTAAAAATAGATGATTCTATAAGAGAAATTTCCAAAGTGTATCATAATGTAAATAATTTTCTTTATTTAGGTAGAGGGATTAACTTCCCAGTTGCTTTAGAGGGAGCTTTAAAACTAAAAGAAATATCCTATATTCATGCAGAAGGTTATCCTGCAGCAGAAATGAAACATGGACCTATAGCCTTGATTGATGAAAATATGCCAGTGATTATTATTGCAACAAGAAAAGGATGTTATAACAAAATAGTAGGAAATATTCAAGAGATTAAAGCTAGAAAAGGGAAAATAATAGCTATAGTTAATGAAGGAGATATTCAAGTAAATATGTTAGCTGATTACGTAATTAAAGTTCCAGAAATTTCCGAAGAACTTAGTCCGTTAGTTACTGTAATCCCTCTTCAATTGCTGGCTTATCAAATAGCTTATATCCGAGGAGAAAATGTTGATCAGCCAAGAAATTTAGCAAAATCAGTAACAGTGGAATAA
- a CDS encoding glycogen/starch synthase — translation MTGKRILYVSSDLFPFSSENPISLSALKATKFMQSIGNDVRIFMPRFGVINERRHQLHEVIRLSGMNLVINDIDQPLLIKVASIPDARLQVYFIDNEEYFKRKAIYEDEKGNFFQDNDERALFFTKGVLETVKKLNWKPDLIHIYGWISSFIPLYIKNFYKNDPVYQNAKIVVSIYNKPFKGILNQDIIKKIRFDGIKSKKLKLLENPNYFNLIKLCIYFSDAIIKGDLSFPQEIEDYIKINKLLVLKYYPVEKIETVYQQFYKETVLEQIN, via the coding sequence ATGACAGGTAAACGTATATTATATGTTTCTTCAGACTTATTTCCTTTTTCTTCAGAGAACCCAATCTCTTTATCGGCTTTAAAAGCCACTAAGTTTATGCAATCAATAGGAAACGATGTACGTATATTTATGCCTCGTTTTGGAGTGATAAATGAAAGGAGACATCAATTACATGAAGTCATTCGTTTGTCAGGCATGAATTTAGTTATTAATGATATAGATCAACCATTATTGATAAAAGTTGCATCTATTCCTGATGCAAGGCTGCAAGTTTATTTCATAGATAATGAAGAATATTTTAAAAGGAAAGCTATATATGAAGATGAAAAAGGAAACTTTTTTCAAGATAATGACGAAAGAGCTTTGTTTTTCACAAAAGGTGTTTTAGAAACTGTAAAAAAATTAAATTGGAAACCTGATCTTATCCATATATATGGATGGATTAGTTCTTTTATACCTTTGTATATTAAAAATTTTTATAAAAATGATCCTGTGTATCAAAACGCAAAAATAGTTGTATCTATTTATAACAAACCTTTTAAAGGGATCCTAAATCAAGACATTATTAAAAAAATAAGATTTGATGGTATCAAATCTAAGAAATTAAAATTGTTGGAAAATCCGAATTATTTTAATTTGATCAAATTATGCATATATTTTTCGGATGCTATAATAAAAGGAGATCTTTCTTTTCCTCAAGAAATAGAAGATTATATAAAAATAAATAAATTGTTAGTATTAAAATATTATCCTGTAGAAAAGATAGAAACGGTTTATCAACAATTTTATAAAGAAACTGTTTTAGAACAAATAAATTAA
- the rnr gene encoding ribonuclease R gives MKSEKKIKKKHCNNFATGFINITSRGYAFVNIEEFQKDIFIPKNKINRALEGDLVKIRLNKKKGIKIEGEVLKIIKRKTKKFIGILKMNLQSNSKYGSVIVYNNSIHVDIFIPIDDEKLKKYHHNDKVLVQIISWPKELKNPLGKIIKIFGPSGEYKTEIFSLLEEYGIHYEFSKELENEAKKISSRKISDTEIRRDLRNINTFTIDPLNAKDFDDALSVRKLNDETWEIGVHISDVSHYIKEGSLLDKEAYSRATSIYFIEYVIPMLPKILSNDLCSLQPKEEKLCFSYIFNMNSQGKILKSWLGKTIIRSDRRFTYEEVQQIIDKKKGDFHEEIHTLFLFSKILTKKRLKNGSIYLEKVDIKFHLDEKNNPISLHLEKNNDAHRLIEEFMLLTNQKISEFVSLNLNGNSSNRLFIYRVHDKPDFQKIFFLKEIIEPLGYFLDFKNLKNSINYLLKKIKGKQEQNMIENLILRAMSKAKYSTKNIGHYGLSFFYYTHFTSPIRRYSDIIAHRLLHYYLNHNSENTEKLKTMEFYEKQSQHCSYKERLAIDAERDFLKYIQVKYIKKFLGKEFYGIITGFTDWSVYIELLLFQTEGMVRLCDIKEDYYILNSNNYSIVGKKKRKVYHLGDKVKVKLIDVNMEKKQIILDWIDNQNIIEKNTRVK, from the coding sequence ATGAAATCAGAAAAAAAAATAAAAAAAAAACATTGTAATAATTTTGCTACTGGATTCATTAATATTACTAGCCGCGGATATGCTTTTGTTAATATAGAAGAATTTCAGAAAGATATTTTTATTCCAAAAAATAAGATAAACCGGGCTTTAGAAGGAGATTTAGTGAAAATCAGATTGAATAAAAAAAAAGGAATAAAAATAGAAGGAGAGGTATTAAAAATTATAAAAAGAAAAACTAAAAAATTTATTGGAATATTAAAAATGAATCTTCAATCTAACTCTAAATATGGGTCAGTTATAGTCTACAACAATAGTATTCATGTAGATATCTTTATTCCAATAGATGATGAAAAATTGAAAAAATATCATCACAATGATAAGGTATTAGTTCAAATCATATCATGGCCCAAAGAACTCAAAAATCCTTTGGGAAAAATTATCAAGATATTCGGACCATCTGGAGAATACAAAACTGAAATTTTTTCATTATTGGAAGAATATGGAATTCACTATGAATTTTCCAAAGAACTAGAAAATGAAGCTAAAAAAATTTCTTCAAGAAAAATTTCAGATACAGAAATTAGAAGAGATCTACGAAATATTAATACTTTTACTATAGATCCTTTAAATGCAAAAGATTTTGACGATGCTCTATCAGTTAGAAAGTTAAATGATGAGACTTGGGAAATAGGTGTTCATATCTCCGATGTCTCTCATTATATAAAAGAAGGAAGCTTATTAGATAAAGAGGCATATTCACGTGCTACATCTATTTATTTTATAGAATATGTCATTCCTATGCTTCCAAAAATATTATCGAATGATCTTTGTTCCTTGCAGCCTAAGGAAGAAAAATTGTGTTTTTCCTATATTTTTAATATGAATAGTCAAGGAAAAATATTAAAAAGTTGGCTTGGTAAAACAATTATACGATCTGATAGAAGATTTACATATGAAGAAGTTCAACAAATTATAGATAAAAAAAAAGGAGATTTTCACGAAGAAATTCATACCTTATTCTTGTTTTCTAAAATATTAACAAAAAAAAGATTAAAAAATGGATCTATCTATCTCGAAAAAGTTGATATAAAATTTCATTTAGATGAAAAAAATAACCCAATTTCTTTACATTTAGAAAAAAATAATGATGCTCATCGGTTAATAGAAGAATTTATGTTATTGACCAATCAAAAAATTTCAGAGTTTGTTAGTTTAAATTTAAATGGGAATTCTTCTAATCGACTTTTTATTTACAGAGTTCACGATAAACCAGATTTTCAAAAAATTTTTTTTCTAAAAGAAATTATAGAGCCTTTAGGTTACTTTTTAGATTTTAAAAATTTAAAAAATTCCATTAATTATTTATTAAAAAAAATTAAAGGGAAGCAAGAACAAAATATGATTGAAAATTTAATTCTTCGTGCTATGAGTAAAGCCAAATATTCCACCAAAAATATAGGACATTATGGATTATCTTTTTTTTATTATACTCATTTTACTTCTCCTATAAGAAGATATTCAGATATCATAGCTCATCGTTTACTGCACTATTATTTAAATCATAATAGTGAAAATACAGAGAAACTAAAAACAATGGAATTTTATGAAAAACAATCCCAACATTGCAGTTATAAAGAACGTTTAGCTATAGATGCAGAAAGGGATTTTTTAAAATATATACAAGTAAAATATATCAAAAAATTTTTAGGAAAAGAGTTTTATGGCATTATTACTGGATTTACTGATTGGAGTGTTTACATTGAACTACTATTATTTCAAACAGAAGGAATGGTACGATTATGTGATATTAAAGAAGATTATTATATTCTAAATTCGAATAATTATAGTATAGTTGGAAAAAAAAAAAGAAAAGTTTATCATTTAGGGGACAAAGTAAAAGTGAAACTAATAGATGTTAATATGGAAAAAAAACAAATTATCCTTGATTGGATTGACAATCAAAATATCATTGAAAAAAACACTAGAGTGAAATGA
- the coaD gene encoding pantetheine-phosphate adenylyltransferase — translation MNNNEKVAVFPGSFDPITLGHYDIIIRALNLFDKIIIAVGKNLEKKNMFSLLKRKKWIRKTFLDFSQKHKIEIDSFNGLTISFCTKKKAKFLLRGIRNQFDFEFEKDILFANKKLDKTDLIETVYLLSSYENSHICSYIVRDIMKNGGDYTIFVPSSVRIE, via the coding sequence ATGAATAACAATGAAAAAGTAGCTGTATTTCCTGGTTCTTTTGATCCTATAACTTTGGGTCATTATGATATTATTATTAGAGCTTTAAATTTATTTGATAAAATTATTATAGCTGTTGGAAAAAATTTGGAAAAAAAAAATATGTTTTCTCTTTTGAAGAGAAAAAAATGGATTAGAAAAACTTTTTTGGATTTTTCCCAGAAACATAAAATAGAAATCGATTCATTTAACGGATTAACCATTTCTTTTTGTACAAAAAAAAAAGCTAAATTTTTATTAAGAGGAATTAGAAATCAATTTGATTTTGAATTTGAAAAAGATATATTGTTTGCTAATAAAAAATTAGACAAAACGGATCTTATTGAAACTGTTTATCTTCTTTCTTCTTATGAAAATTCTCATATTTGTTCTTATATTGTGAGAGATATTATGAAAAATGGAGGGGATTATACCATATTTGTTCCTTCTTCCGTGAGAATAGAATGA
- a CDS encoding PSP1 domain-containing protein: MNKSCSNCLKNKCENSFKKKIFIKKQCQKLNVLDWLSNIQSPFGYHKHDVVEIQFKNDRKEFFLNQEKISLCKGDIVTVESKSGIGYDIGTVILTGELVKLQIRNKNIDILKKIYRKSTYQEINIWRSFRKKEFSTLSKAKKIAKTLNLPMKISDIEYQGDGEKATFYYTAENRVDFRKLIKELALHFNTRIEMRQIGYRQEAAKIGGIGSCGRELCCSTWLKNFKSVTTNSARYQQLSINIQKLTGQCSKLKCCLNYELDAYLTSLKDFPDFNNKIHTEKGIAQCMKIDVFKKRMWFSYIKNPNTWFRIEVRKIKEILEKNKKNQIAPPLEELSTINTIHKTELTFKDLSI; the protein is encoded by the coding sequence ATGAATAAATCATGTTCTAATTGTTTAAAAAATAAATGTGAAAATTCTTTTAAAAAAAAGATTTTTATAAAAAAACAATGCCAAAAACTGAATGTATTAGATTGGTTATCTAACATTCAATCTCCTTTTGGATATCATAAACATGATGTTGTAGAAATACAATTTAAAAACGACAGAAAAGAATTTTTTCTGAATCAAGAAAAAATATCTCTTTGCAAAGGAGACATTGTTACTGTAGAATCTAAATCCGGAATAGGATATGATATAGGGACAGTAATTTTAACTGGAGAATTGGTCAAATTACAAATAAGAAATAAAAATATAGATATTTTAAAAAAAATATACAGAAAATCAACATATCAAGAAATCAACATTTGGAGATCTTTCAGAAAAAAAGAATTTTCAACTCTTTCAAAGGCTAAAAAAATTGCAAAAACTTTAAATCTTCCTATGAAAATCAGTGATATTGAATATCAAGGAGATGGAGAAAAAGCTACTTTTTATTATACAGCTGAAAATAGAGTAGATTTTAGAAAATTAATTAAAGAATTAGCATTACATTTTAACACACGTATAGAAATGCGTCAAATAGGATATAGACAAGAAGCAGCAAAAATTGGAGGGATCGGTTCTTGTGGTCGCGAACTTTGTTGTTCTACTTGGTTAAAAAACTTTAAAAGTGTTACTACTAATTCTGCAAGATATCAACAACTTTCCATAAATATTCAAAAACTAACTGGGCAATGTAGTAAGTTAAAATGTTGTCTTAACTATGAATTAGATGCCTATTTAACTTCTTTAAAAGATTTTCCGGATTTTAACAATAAAATACACACAGAAAAAGGAATTGCTCAATGTATGAAAATTGATGTTTTCAAAAAAAGAATGTGGTTTTCTTACATTAAAAATCCAAATACTTGGTTTAGAATAGAAGTAAGAAAAATTAAAGAAATTTTAGAAAAAAATAAGAAAAATCAAATAGCTCCTCCTCTAGAGGAGTTATCAACAATTAATACCATTCATAAAACCGAATTAACATTTAAAGATTTGTCTATATAA
- a CDS encoding transglycosylase domain-containing protein, whose translation MYKKSIKSYFSILIFYFWFLFFIGISIIFVIFYAACKGYLGALPSTKDIENPAMEVGSEVYDSNGILLGRFFSENRTLITYKQLPKDLVYALIAKEDIRFKYHSGIDAKSLLRAILSLGKRGGGSTISQQLAKLLFTGPSAKNKLQRIHQKLLEWVMAIELEKRYTKEEIITMYYNKFDFLYNAKGIETAAHTYFNKKVSELNLGECATLVGMLENPSLYNPKNYPKRAKKQRNLVLFQMRKYNFLHAHRYKKELEKPVKINFKIQKKDFELLTYYGEFLKKEIQEALDEHENKTGQKLNLYSSGLKIYTSIDARMQDYAEKAVKKHLSGLQILFNHFQKKNKNAPFLNISQEKTKRILISAMHRTSLYQDLKQKGLAEEEILDKFQKPQSIKLFTWNGTKKVSMSPWDFIRYQKSIIQAGLLSIEPSTGFIKAWVGGIDFNYFQYDHVAQTQRQVGSVFKPILYATAINELHYNPCTKISNEKFHLGKWSPRNSNGKYGGTLTLKDGLALSVNTISARLISQITPGPVIRLAKKMGIKSMIPEHPSIALGSADLTLYEMTAAFNTFTNSGFYVKPSLLVKIEDENGNLIKENIDLSRRQVFSEDVAYIMLKLMQGVVKYGTAKRLYKYNITGDIAGKTGTTNENSDGWFIGMVPNLTTGVWVGWEDRFSHFENIKLGQGANMALPIWAYYMKSLYEDINLIYNDQLFFHKPKNYQYNWDRCEENHVFKEEKNFIEEKENKNSLKEIIDIDENLNNENNKDYDK comes from the coding sequence GTGTATAAAAAAAGTATAAAATCTTATTTTAGTATACTTATTTTTTATTTTTGGTTTTTATTTTTTATAGGGATAAGTATTATATTCGTAATTTTTTATGCAGCTTGTAAAGGTTATTTGGGGGCTTTACCTAGTACTAAAGATATAGAAAACCCTGCTATGGAAGTAGGATCAGAGGTATATGACTCTAATGGAATCCTTTTGGGAAGATTTTTTTCCGAAAATAGAACTTTAATTACTTATAAACAACTTCCGAAAGATCTTGTTTATGCTTTAATAGCAAAAGAAGATATTCGTTTTAAATATCATTCTGGAATTGATGCTAAATCTCTTCTTAGAGCGATTCTTTCACTCGGAAAAAGAGGAGGTGGAAGTACTATATCTCAGCAACTAGCAAAACTTCTTTTTACAGGACCATCTGCAAAAAACAAACTACAAAGGATTCATCAAAAACTTTTAGAATGGGTCATGGCTATTGAATTGGAAAAACGTTATACTAAAGAAGAAATTATTACGATGTATTATAATAAATTTGATTTTTTATATAATGCAAAAGGAATAGAAACAGCCGCTCACACTTATTTCAATAAAAAAGTTTCTGAACTTAATTTAGGAGAATGTGCTACACTGGTTGGAATGTTAGAAAATCCTTCTTTATATAATCCTAAAAATTATCCTAAAAGGGCAAAAAAACAAAGAAATTTGGTTTTATTTCAAATGAGAAAATATAATTTTTTGCATGCACATAGATATAAAAAGGAATTGGAAAAACCTGTAAAAATTAATTTTAAAATACAAAAAAAAGATTTTGAATTGCTTACTTATTATGGTGAATTTTTAAAAAAAGAAATTCAAGAAGCTTTAGATGAACATGAAAATAAAACTGGACAAAAACTTAATCTTTATTCCAGTGGATTAAAAATATATACATCTATTGATGCCAGAATGCAAGATTATGCAGAAAAAGCTGTCAAAAAACATCTCAGTGGATTGCAAATTTTATTCAATCATTTTCAAAAAAAAAACAAAAATGCTCCATTTTTGAATATATCTCAAGAAAAAACAAAAAGAATATTAATATCTGCTATGCATAGAACCTCTCTTTACCAAGATTTAAAACAAAAAGGATTAGCAGAAGAGGAAATTTTAGATAAATTTCAAAAACCACAATCAATAAAATTGTTTACTTGGAATGGAACAAAAAAAGTATCAATGTCTCCATGGGATTTTATTCGTTATCAAAAAAGTATTATTCAAGCAGGTTTGTTATCTATAGAACCATCTACTGGATTTATAAAAGCATGGGTAGGCGGAATAGATTTTAATTATTTTCAATATGATCATGTAGCACAAACACAACGTCAAGTTGGTTCTGTTTTCAAACCCATTTTATATGCTACTGCTATTAATGAATTGCATTATAATCCTTGTACAAAAATTTCAAATGAAAAATTTCATTTAGGAAAATGGAGTCCTAGAAATTCTAATGGAAAATATGGAGGGACACTCACATTAAAAGATGGTTTAGCTTTGTCTGTGAATACGATTTCAGCCCGTTTGATATCACAAATAACTCCAGGGCCAGTAATTCGTTTAGCAAAAAAAATGGGAATAAAATCTATGATTCCTGAACACCCATCTATAGCTCTTGGTTCTGCAGATCTAACATTATATGAAATGACAGCCGCATTCAATACATTTACTAATTCTGGCTTTTACGTTAAACCCAGTCTTTTAGTTAAAATAGAGGATGAAAACGGCAATTTAATCAAAGAAAATATAGATCTTAGCAGAAGACAAGTTTTTAGTGAAGATGTAGCATATATTATGTTAAAACTAATGCAAGGAGTTGTAAAATATGGAACAGCCAAAAGATTATATAAATACAATATTACAGGAGACATAGCTGGAAAAACTGGTACAACTAATGAAAACTCAGATGGATGGTTTATCGGCATGGTCCCAAATTTAACTACTGGAGTTTGGGTTGGGTGGGAAGATAGATTTTCTCATTTCGAGAATATTAAATTGGGGCAGGGAGCCAATATGGCTTTGCCCATATGGGCCTATTATATGAAAAGTTTATATGAAGATATTAATCTGATTTATAATGATCAATTATTTTTTCATAAACCTAAAAATTATCAATATAATTGGGATCGATGTGAGGAAAATCATGTGTTCAAAGAAGAAAAAAATTTTATTGAAGAAAAAGAAAACAAAAACTCTTTGAAAGAAATTATAGATATTGATGAAAATTTAAATAATGAAAATAATAAAGATTACGATAAATGA
- a CDS encoding 2-hydroxyacid dehydrogenase: MIKRILVLDKNHPFIIHKLKKEGFLCDENYYDSTDKIDISVYDGIILRSRLIIDKKFIKKAKNLKFIARIGSGIENIDKDYSLKRGITLISSPEGNKDAVAEHAIGMLLCLMNHIIPSHQQIKKGKWDRENNRGMEIMGKTIGIIGYGNTGKAFAKKLSGFDAARILCYDILPQIGDLYAKQVDMSTIFQKSDIISLHVPYTKETKGMINYDFIKKFYKPFYLINTSRGRCILTSHLVKALKNGKISGACLDVLEYENFSFENIFHHHKLPKSFFDLIHSNKVVFTPHVAGWTQESKSKMDKKIVEKIILLNKKLNS; the protein is encoded by the coding sequence ATGATCAAAAGAATATTAGTTTTAGATAAAAATCATCCTTTTATTATACACAAACTAAAAAAAGAAGGATTTCTTTGTGATGAAAATTATTATGATTCAACCGATAAAATTGATATATCTGTATATGACGGAATCATTTTAAGAAGCAGATTAATAATAGATAAAAAATTTATTAAAAAAGCTAAAAACTTAAAATTTATAGCTAGAATTGGATCTGGAATAGAAAACATAGACAAAGATTATTCTTTGAAAAGAGGGATTACTCTGATTTCTTCTCCAGAAGGAAATAAAGATGCTGTAGCAGAACATGCTATAGGAATGCTTTTATGTCTCATGAACCACATCATTCCCTCCCATCAACAAATCAAAAAAGGAAAATGGGATAGAGAAAATAATAGGGGAATGGAAATCATGGGAAAAACAATAGGCATTATTGGATATGGGAATACTGGAAAAGCTTTTGCAAAAAAACTTTCAGGATTTGATGCTGCTAGAATATTATGTTATGATATTTTACCTCAAATCGGTGATCTTTATGCAAAGCAAGTCGACATGAGTACAATTTTTCAAAAATCAGACATAATTAGTTTGCATGTACCTTATACAAAAGAAACAAAAGGAATGATTAATTATGATTTTATCAAAAAGTTTTACAAGCCTTTTTATTTAATAAATACTTCTCGTGGAAGATGTATTCTAACAAGCCATTTGGTTAAAGCATTAAAAAACGGAAAAATATCTGGAGCCTGTTTAGATGTATTAGAATATGAAAATTTTTCTTTTGAAAATATTTTTCATCATCATAAACTTCCTAAAAGTTTCTTTGATCTAATTCATTCTAATAAAGTAGTATTCACTCCACATGTTGCTGGATGGACTCAAGAATCTAAATCCAAGATGGATAAAAAAATTGTTGAAAAAATTATTTTATTAAACAAAAAACTTAACTCTTAA